The following proteins are co-located in the Acidobacteriota bacterium genome:
- a CDS encoding TonB-dependent receptor, translated as MTAGMFRSMLVAIAVVCLSAAALWAQLGTGAIVGTVHDESGASVPAAGVTVTHTETGISRTLVTDTAGRYSVPGLLPGGYEIQAQAPGFQTAIRRGIQLTVGSEPAINLVLQIGQVSQTTIVTADAPLIETVSSSVAGLVGGQTIVDLPLNGRSFDQLIALQSGVSQMRLRGGSIQHGTGAHFSVAGARGVSNIYLLDGTEMIGGAATSSLPGGAFGTNMGVEAVQEFQIVTSNYTAVYGKKAGGVVNIATKSGTNTIHGSVYEFLRNDNFDARNFFDPRSQPPEFKRNQFGAAVGGPIRREQTFYFGNVEVLREILGTTGIIIVPDDNARLGILPTGNVAVAPAAVPFLTLFPRVNGRSFGDGNGEYLGTNARVSNQEYFLTRVDHKITDNDFLFGRYNFADSRRVDPATSGIVGGFQEGREQVATAEWKRTSSTIVNSLRVGFSRGSTITDDRPLVDIDPSLVFLDAAETVGQIVFGAASTEGVNSIAAAGTGNSADRWFTQNQYQVADQVFYQMGAHALQFGGELQRIQNYFDYATSKRGEYEFPSFTRFLQGLPNRFRAPDPRGSADAVKGYRRWYFSTYMQDDWKATPRLTLNLGLRYEVTTVPIEMYDRISNFRYKEVNGWKTVDTQGTLGSPFWDDNWLTFAPRVGFAWDPTGGGTTSIRGGFGMFYDQIEGEFRAFTQNNVPFFGLLQVDNPPFPRGFAVVSGTTPRPAPDSVDAGLDVPTRQTWNFSAQHQLNENVAITGTYVGSQAYHLTRRSEGNGAFHTLLPDGRKFFAATSTRRNPLIGANRYIPSDVNASYQSFSFDLNQRFSRGVRYKVAYTFAKNLDYSSSPNAAQTPNSTDTPQDPQNPRADKALSSYDIRNNFSANLSYDVPALADSGVAQYILGGWRLGSILTLSDGLPFTITTGYSRSRDQTRGPADRPNRGAGSDGNPILGGPDKYFEPGAYVLPLLGTYGNVGRNTLVGPGLVNVDLNLEKVFSLGEGKNLNFRTEVFNLFNRANFGIPDPTIYSTPAVLTTEIVPDNFRRGAAGRINNTITTSRQLQFALKFVF; from the coding sequence ATGACGGCAGGCATGTTCAGGAGCATGTTGGTGGCGATAGCGGTGGTGTGCCTATCGGCGGCAGCGCTTTGGGCGCAGTTGGGAACGGGAGCTATTGTAGGCACCGTTCACGATGAGAGCGGCGCATCCGTTCCGGCAGCCGGCGTAACCGTCACACACACGGAAACGGGCATCAGCCGAACTCTGGTGACCGACACCGCGGGTAGGTACAGCGTTCCGGGCTTGCTGCCCGGCGGCTACGAGATTCAGGCGCAGGCGCCCGGATTTCAGACGGCGATCCGCCGCGGCATCCAACTCACCGTCGGCTCCGAGCCAGCCATCAACCTCGTCCTACAGATTGGACAGGTGTCGCAGACCACCATCGTTACCGCCGACGCGCCACTCATCGAAACGGTCTCCAGCAGCGTCGCCGGCCTGGTTGGCGGGCAGACCATCGTGGACTTGCCGCTCAACGGCAGAAGCTTTGATCAACTGATCGCCTTGCAGTCCGGCGTCTCGCAGATGCGCTTGCGCGGCGGCAGCATCCAGCACGGGACCGGCGCGCACTTCAGCGTGGCGGGTGCCAGAGGCGTCTCCAACATTTATCTGCTCGACGGCACGGAGATGATCGGCGGCGCCGCCACGTCATCGCTGCCCGGCGGCGCCTTCGGCACTAACATGGGAGTGGAGGCTGTGCAGGAGTTCCAGATTGTAACCAGCAACTACACCGCGGTGTACGGCAAGAAGGCCGGCGGCGTGGTGAATATCGCCACCAAATCCGGCACCAACACGATTCATGGCTCCGTCTATGAGTTCCTCCGAAACGACAACTTCGACGCGCGCAATTTCTTTGATCCCCGCTCTCAGCCGCCCGAGTTCAAGCGCAATCAGTTCGGCGCCGCGGTCGGCGGGCCGATCCGGCGCGAGCAGACTTTTTACTTTGGCAATGTCGAGGTGCTGCGGGAAATTCTGGGAACCACCGGCATCATCATTGTCCCGGACGACAATGCCCGACTGGGGATTCTGCCCACCGGAAATGTTGCCGTAGCGCCCGCTGCCGTGCCATTCCTGACGCTGTTTCCGCGCGTGAATGGACGGTCGTTTGGAGATGGGAACGGAGAGTATCTGGGTACCAACGCGCGAGTGAGCAATCAAGAGTACTTTTTGACGCGGGTGGATCATAAGATCACCGACAACGACTTCCTCTTTGGACGCTACAATTTCGCCGATTCCCGCCGGGTCGATCCGGCCACCAGCGGAATCGTCGGCGGATTTCAGGAAGGGCGCGAGCAGGTGGCCACGGCGGAGTGGAAACGCACATCCTCCACCATTGTCAATTCGCTCCGTGTGGGATTCAGCCGCGGCAGCACCATTACCGATGACCGCCCGCTGGTGGACATTGACCCTTCCCTGGTTTTCCTGGATGCAGCCGAAACTGTCGGGCAGATTGTGTTTGGAGCGGCCTCCACTGAAGGCGTGAACAGCATCGCCGCCGCCGGGACCGGGAACAGCGCCGACCGCTGGTTCACGCAAAACCAATATCAGGTGGCCGACCAGGTCTTCTATCAAATGGGCGCGCATGCGCTCCAGTTCGGGGGAGAATTGCAGCGCATTCAGAATTACTTTGACTACGCCACCAGCAAGCGTGGCGAGTACGAGTTCCCCTCGTTCACGCGATTCCTGCAGGGCTTGCCGAACCGCTTCCGGGCGCCCGATCCACGGGGCTCCGCCGATGCGGTGAAGGGCTATCGCAGATGGTATTTCTCCACCTACATGCAGGACGATTGGAAGGCGACGCCGCGGCTCACCTTGAACCTGGGTCTGCGCTACGAGGTAACCACGGTTCCCATCGAGATGTACGACCGCATCTCCAACTTCCGCTATAAAGAGGTCAATGGCTGGAAGACTGTGGACACTCAGGGGACTTTGGGCAGTCCGTTCTGGGATGACAACTGGCTCACCTTTGCTCCGCGCGTGGGTTTCGCGTGGGATCCCACGGGCGGCGGAACCACTTCGATCCGCGGCGGATTCGGCATGTTCTACGATCAGATCGAAGGGGAATTCCGCGCCTTCACGCAAAATAACGTCCCGTTCTTTGGCCTGCTACAAGTGGATAATCCTCCGTTCCCAAGGGGATTTGCCGTCGTCTCTGGCACCACGCCCCGGCCTGCCCCGGACAGCGTGGACGCCGGGCTGGATGTCCCCACGCGGCAGACTTGGAACTTCAGTGCGCAGCATCAGTTGAATGAAAACGTGGCGATAACCGGCACCTATGTGGGTTCCCAGGCGTATCATCTTACGCGGCGCTCGGAGGGCAATGGAGCCTTCCATACGCTTCTGCCCGATGGCCGCAAGTTTTTTGCCGCAACCTCCACGCGCAGGAATCCGCTGATCGGCGCCAACCGCTACATTCCCTCGGATGTGAATGCCTCGTATCAGAGCTTCTCATTCGACTTGAATCAGCGCTTCTCGCGCGGCGTACGCTATAAGGTCGCTTATACCTTCGCGAAGAATCTCGACTATTCCTCGTCTCCCAACGCCGCGCAGACACCCAATAGCACCGACACCCCGCAAGACCCGCAGAATCCGCGTGCGGACAAGGCGCTCTCTAGCTATGACATCCGCAACAATTTCTCGGCGAATTTATCCTACGACGTGCCGGCGCTTGCCGACAGCGGTGTGGCGCAATACATTCTTGGCGGCTGGCGTCTGGGCAGCATTTTGACGCTGTCCGATGGACTACCCTTCACTATTACCACCGGCTACAGCCGGTCGCGCGACCAGACTCGCGGCCCGGCGGATCGTCCCAATCGCGGTGCGGGTTCCGATGGCAATCCCATCTTGGGCGGCCCGGATAAGTACTTTGAACCGGGAGCTTATGTCCTTCCGCTCCTCGGCACATACGGAAACGTGGGCAGGAATACGCTGGTTGGTCCGGGACTGGTGAATGTCGACCTGAATCTCGAAAAGGTGTTCAGTCTCGGTGAAGGTAAGAATCTCAACTTCCGAACTGAAGTATTCAACCTGTTCAACCGTGCGAACTTTGGGATTCCCGACCCGACGATTTACAGCACGCCTGCCGTGCTCACCACGGAGATTGTTCCCGATAATTTCCGCCGAGGCGCAGCAGGCCGTATCAACAACACCATCACCACTTCGCGGCAGCTTCAGTTCGCTCTGAAGTTCGTGTTTTAA
- the soxC gene encoding sulfite dehydrogenase, which translates to MEAIMAEKKASRRRFLRQVAIVGIAAGAAPALKAQMEMMPASGSATAAASSAGGTPPPGNPTDRLAYGIRSRHEKTLRSFDVDPLHMHFGRMMNVYTPLQDLVGSITPTSLHFVSAHGYVPPDIEPTSHRLMIQGMVDRPLVFTVDELKQLPATSRIMYLECQANRPEYKAERVDLSFGKTACSQWTGVLLSVLLKEAGVRADAKWIVAEGSENGRMTKSTPLSKAMDDALIAYGMNGEAIRPENGYPIRLLVPGFEAIHSVKWVRQIKVTDRPYMGFQELSRYSPRNPKGINFTFAQGAKSVITNPSAGQQLMRHGFHEIRGLAWSGGGKVSKVEVSVDGGKSWKEAALQGPVLPVAHTRFTLPWNWNGEEAMLMSRCTDELGEVQPTLAQFAKFWGATSAEFLAGTASGAGHSNSIQPWGIRKDGSVYNAIS; encoded by the coding sequence ATGGAGGCAATCATGGCTGAAAAGAAAGCAAGCCGCCGGCGGTTTTTGCGGCAGGTGGCGATAGTGGGCATCGCGGCGGGAGCGGCGCCGGCGTTGAAGGCTCAGATGGAGATGATGCCCGCGAGCGGGTCGGCAACTGCCGCCGCGTCCTCTGCGGGCGGGACGCCGCCGCCGGGCAATCCCACGGATAGGCTGGCGTATGGCATACGCTCGCGACATGAAAAAACTTTGCGCTCATTCGATGTTGATCCGCTGCACATGCACTTTGGACGCATGATGAACGTCTATACGCCGCTACAGGATTTGGTGGGGTCCATCACGCCGACATCGCTGCACTTCGTTTCGGCGCATGGCTATGTCCCGCCAGATATTGAACCCACATCGCATCGTCTGATGATTCAGGGCATGGTGGATCGTCCACTGGTCTTCACCGTGGATGAGCTGAAGCAACTGCCCGCAACTTCGCGCATCATGTATCTGGAGTGCCAGGCAAACCGGCCCGAATACAAAGCGGAGCGGGTGGACTTGAGCTTCGGCAAGACGGCGTGCAGCCAGTGGACTGGCGTGCTGCTCTCCGTTCTGCTGAAGGAAGCTGGCGTACGTGCCGACGCCAAGTGGATCGTGGCGGAAGGTTCCGAGAATGGGCGAATGACCAAGAGCACGCCGCTATCGAAAGCCATGGACGACGCGCTAATCGCATACGGGATGAACGGAGAAGCGATCCGGCCGGAAAACGGCTATCCGATACGCCTGCTGGTGCCCGGTTTCGAGGCGATTCACAGCGTGAAGTGGGTGCGCCAGATCAAAGTTACCGACCGGCCGTACATGGGATTCCAAGAATTGAGCCGCTACTCGCCGCGCAATCCGAAGGGAATCAACTTCACTTTCGCTCAAGGCGCCAAGTCGGTGATCACCAATCCTTCGGCCGGACAGCAGCTCATGCGACACGGCTTCCACGAGATTCGCGGCCTGGCCTGGTCCGGCGGCGGCAAAGTCAGCAAGGTGGAAGTATCCGTGGATGGCGGCAAGTCGTGGAAAGAAGCGGCGCTGCAAGGGCCGGTGTTGCCAGTCGCGCACACTCGCTTCACGCTGCCGTGGAACTGGAACGGAGAAGAGGCCATGCTGATGTCGCGGTGCACGGATGAGCTGGGCGAAGTGCAGCCAACACTAGCGCAGTTTGCCAAGTTCTGGGGAGCCACGTCGGCGGAGTTTCTCGCCGGCACGGCCAGTGGAGCGGGACACAGCAACTCGATTCAGCCTTGGGGCATTCGCAAAGATGGGAGCGTCTACAATGCAATTTCTTAA
- a CDS encoding cytochrome c has product MGASTMQFLKILVVVIALSAVSAWAQGPGYKLGKTATAEEVKTWDTSVGPEGKELPAGKGTAAEGEKVFTARGCTWCHGPTGEEGPAPHLVGGGIAGWAFATSIWDYINRAMPLNHEGSLTPNEVYSLTAYLLNRNKIIQPADVLDQATLPKVQMPNRGRYIAPPVDQWKPGTPRPFKIEP; this is encoded by the coding sequence ATGGGAGCGTCTACAATGCAATTTCTTAAAATACTGGTAGTGGTCATCGCGCTCAGCGCGGTGTCAGCGTGGGCGCAGGGGCCGGGCTACAAATTAGGCAAGACGGCGACCGCGGAGGAAGTAAAAACCTGGGATACCTCCGTCGGGCCCGAAGGCAAGGAGTTGCCTGCGGGCAAGGGCACTGCGGCGGAAGGCGAAAAGGTTTTCACCGCGCGAGGGTGCACCTGGTGCCATGGCCCGACGGGCGAAGAAGGTCCGGCGCCGCACTTGGTGGGCGGAGGCATCGCGGGATGGGCGTTTGCGACTTCCATCTGGGATTATATTAACCGAGCCATGCCCTTGAATCACGAAGGAAGCTTGACGCCAAACGAGGTCTACAGCCTCACCGCGTATCTGCTCAACCGCAACAAAATCATCCAGCCTGCCGACGTCCTCGACCAGGCCACGCTGCCCAAGGTGCAGATGCCTAATCGCGGCCGCTACATCGCACCGCCGGTCGATCAGTGGAAGCCCGGCACGCCGCGG